The genomic region ATGATTATTAATAAAAGAAAAGGTAGTCCATGGGCATTACTACCATTAGCAGTCTTTCTGGTAGTATATCTTGTCACTTCAATTGTTTTAGGGGATTTCTATAAGATGCCAGTAAGCGTAGCTTTCTTAATTTCAAGCATTGTGGCAATCTGTATGAATAAAAATGAAAGCATAAGTAATAAAGCGGAAATTTTTTGTAAAGGTGCTGGAAATGTAAATATAATTTTAATGTGTGTTATTTTCATATTAGCAGGAGCTTTCGCACAAGTAGCCAAGGAGATGGGAGCTGTAGATTCTACAGTAAACTTAGGATTAAGTATTTTGCCAAGCAATATTTTAATTGCGGGTATATTTATTATAGGTTGCTTTATATCTTTATCAATAGGGACTTCTGTAGGTACTATTGTGGCTTTAGCACCAATGGCAGTAGGAATAGCTGAAAAAACTGGAAGTCCTATGGGATTAGCTTTGGGTGCTGTTGTTAGTGGTGCTATGTTTGGTGATAACTTATCTCAATGATTTCAGATACAACCATTGCAGCAGCAAGAACACAAGGTTGTAACATGACAGATAAGTTTAAAATGAACTTTAGGATTGTTGTACCAGCAGCTATCATTACGACTATTATTTTTGCATTAATAAATGCTGGTAATACAATAGTATTAGAGGGGAATTATGAATATAGCATTATTAAAGTATTAACTTATGTTGCGGTCTTAATTGGGGCGCTTCTTGGGGTCAATGTTATGGTTGTTTTAGTTGGTGGTACACTTTTAGCCGGTGGAATAGGTATTTTTACAAATGCCTTTGATATTTGGGGATTTGTACAAGCTATAGAAAAAGGCATAATGGGTATGTCAGAAATAATAATTATTTCTCTGCTAATTGGGGGAATAGTTGAAATTATAAAATTTAATGGGGGAATAGAGTTTTTATTGAACTATATTAAAAAAAGTATCAAGAGCAAAAAAGGAGCAGAATTCGGTATTGGTATTTTGGTAACTTTAGTAAATATGTGCACGGCTAATAATACTATAGCTATTGTAACTGCTGGGCCTATTGCAAAAGATATTGCTGATGAGTATGGTATAGATCCTAGAAGGTCAGCAAGTTTACTCGATACTTTTTCTTGTTTCTGTCAAGGTTTAATTCCGTATGGAGCACAGCTTCTTGTTGCAGCTAGCATAGCAGGTATATCAAGTCTGGATATTATGAAGTTTCTATATTATCCATATTTAATGGGTATATGTGTACTATTGGCGATTATATTCGGTATACCAAGTATGAAAAATGTATACGCAAAGTAAACTTAATGTATTAATATATGAATTAAATAAGAATTAATTTAGAAAACCCTTGACCCATGTTTAGGGTTTTTTTATATATCTCTTTTACAAGACGTAATGGTCAGATTTTTGTGTTATTTATTAATTTAACTTAACATTATGGGTATTGATTTACTGGGTGGATTTGTGGTATAGTCTCATATAAGATTAATTTTCTGAAAATTCAAAAAAGCAAAGGAGATAACAAACATGAGCATGATATTCAAGCGAAGAATTCCTACTTCTGAAGAAATAATGGAGCAAATTCCTATACCGGAACATATAAAAGCTATTAAGGAAACAAGAGATAGAGATATAAGAAATGTTTTTGAAAACAAAGATGATAGATTTGTTCTTATTATTGGACCATGCTCAGCAGATAATGAAGATTCTGTATGTGAATACATCGGTAAGCTGGCAAAGGTGCAAGAACAAGTAAAAGATTCAATTTTGATTGTACCTAGAATTTATACTAACAAACCTAGAACTACTGGTGAAGGATATAAGGGGATGGCACATCAACCGGACCCAACTAAAACCCCGGATTTATTTGAAGGAATTAAAGCAATTAGAAAAATGCATATAAGGGCTTTAAGTGAATTTCATATGCCTGCGGCAGATGAAATGTTATATCCAGAAAATTATATTTATTTGTCGGATTTATTAGGGTATATTGCTATAGGTGCACGTTCTGTTGAAAATCAGGGACATAGGTTGGCCGTCAGTGGTGTGGATGTACCTACTGGTATGAAAAATCCTACAAGTGGAGATTTGACAGTGATGTTAAATTCTATAATAGCAGCTCAACAATCACATACTTTTACCTATTCAGGATGGGAAGTTGAAACTACTGGGAATAAGCTAACTCATGCTATATTAAGAGGTGCTGTAGATTCAAATGGAAGAAATATACCGAATTATCACTATGAAGATTTAATTAGGGCTGCAACAGAATATGAAAAATTACAGCTTTGCAATACAGCAATGATAGTAGATGTAAATCATGCAAATTCAATGAAATGCTATTATGAACAACCACGAATTGCAAAGGAAGTACTATCTAGTAGAAACTATGACCCACTATTGAAGAAAATGATAAAAGGATTAATGATAGAAAGCTATTTAATAGAGGGTAAACAAGATGTAAACGAAAATATATATGGAAAGTCTATAACAGATGGGTGTATAGGTTGGGATACAACAGAAAGGTTAATATATGGTATTGCTGAGAAACTTTAAATACTGTTATCTTTACAAGAAAAGAGGAGCGAAAGCTTCTCTTTTGTTGTAAAGTACTCAGTCCTTTATCTCTTTAAATAATTCATATGCTTTCTTTTTTGCTTCCTCCAAAATTTCACTACCCAGTGGTGTTATTGTATAGTATTTTCTAATTTTACCTTCTACTGTTTTATCTTGTCTTTCTAATAGTCCTTTAGACTCCATATTATGAAGTAAAGGATAGAGTGTTCCAGGGCTCATATCGTATCCATGTTCTTTAAGTTCATCAATCATCCATACACCGTAAAAGGGACATTTCTTAGCGTGATGAAGTATATGGATTTGTATAAAACCAAGGAAAAATTTTCTTAATATTTGCTCTTGCAATGTATTCACTCCTAAATTATAATTATACATATCGATATCGAAAATCGATATTAAATAACGATACTAAGTAATGAGATTATTATATCACTGAAGTCCAGTAATCTCAATAAGATCTATTAAATTAGTTAGTAATAGTAGGAATTTATGGTGGAGGATGATTATATGATTAAAAAAAAGTACAAAGATAGTATAAAATGGAGTACATTCTTAAAAGATGTATTTATTTGTTCACTTGGGGCCTATGGTGGGCCTGAAGCTCACTATGGAGTTTTTACTGATCAATTAGTAACAAAGAAAGAATATATACACGAAGAAGAACTTGTAGAACTTATAGCCCTTTGTAGTATATTACCTGGGCCTACAAGTACCCAAACGATTGTATCAATTGGATATAAAATGGGTGGACCATTATTAGCACTATTAACAATGTTAGTATGGGCACTTCCTGTACTAACTCTTATGGGGCTATTATCGTTTTTATATGAATTTCTAGAGAGTATGAATATATCGCAAGCGGGTCTACGTTATATAGGTCCTATGGCAGTAGGATTTATAGTAGTAGCCGCATATAGAATAGGAAGTAAAGTAGTAACTGATAATATTACAGGGTTTTTATTAATTTTAGGTTGTTTAACAACTTATTTTATTAGAGAACCTTGGGTTTTTCCATTAATACTTGTTTTTGGTGGACTGGTAAGTGTAATTACCACTAAAGAAGATAAGCTATGGAATGGGGTAAAATTAAACCCACCATGGGCGTATTTAATTACATTTGTGATTTTTACTTTAGGAAGTATTGTACTTTCAGTAATTCTAGACAATCATATTATTCGCTTATTCGAAAGTTTCTATCGATATGGATACTTAGTATTTGGAGGGGGGCAAGTTGTTGTACCTGTAATGTATAGTGAATTAGTTGAAGTTAATAGATTTATGACAAATCAAGAATTTTTAACAGGCTATGGCTTAGTACAGGGACTACCTGGCCCGATGTTTAGTTTTAGTGCCTATGCTGGGGGGATGGCAAGTAGAGGAGGTTCATACCTAACTCAAATACTTGGTGCTATAACAGGTGGTATTGGTATATTTTTACCAGGTCTTTTATTAATCTATTTTATATATCCTATCTGGGAGAATCTAAAGAAAATAAAAGGCATAAAGATTTCATTAAGAGGCATCAACGCTGTAGCAGGAGGATTAATAACTGTAGCTGCAATAATATTAATGCAGAAAAGTGGTTTTTTTATTGATAATATCCTTATAACATTAATTACAATACTATTATTATTAACAAAAAAGATACCTGCGCCACTAATTGTTTTACTTGTCTTAGTAGCAGGATATATTGTATAAAAATAATATAGTAATTATAAACACCCTTTTAAATAGGGTGTTTATAATTTTTAGGAGTGTGAAGAAATATAAATAAAACTTAGAGACTGGATTCGTGGAGATGATTTATAAAAATGAATAAATTGTACTGGTAAGAGATGAAGAAAGTATATAACATGTCAATTAGTTTGCGTACACGGTTTGCAGGAACAATTACTTTATTTATGATTGTATTAACTATATTATTAAGTTTTGTAATAGGACAAAGGTCTACTCAAGAGGTTAGAAGTGAAATTGGTAACTCTCTTGCAGAAATGGCTTTTCAAATGGCGGATAAACTGGATCAGTATATGTGGTCAAGATATGGGGAAATAGAAATAATGACGGAATTGGAAGCATTAAAAGAGCCTAAGGATTTTATGGTAATCGAAAATTTGCTTAATAGGTTACAAATTAGTTTTCCTTCCTTCTCATGGATTGGTTATATAAACCCAGAAGGAGTAGTAAAAGCTGCTACTGGAGGTATTCTGAGGGAACATGACATATCTAGCCGTCCTGTTTACATAGAAGGTATGAAAGGTCACTTTATTGGTGATGTACATGATGCAGTACTTCTTTCAAATCTATTACCAAATCCTACTGGGGAACCAATGAAGTTTGTGGATATAAGTATACCAATTTTAAATTCAGAAGGTCAATTATCAGGTATATTGGCAGCGCACCTGAGTTGGGAATGGGCGAAGGAAGTTGAGATATCGCTACTAGAGCCTCTAAGAAACCGTAAAGGTATAGAGCTATTTATTGTAAGCGCAAATGATAATACGATTTTATTAGGACCAAATGAGTTAATTGGTCAAACACTTAATCTGAATAGTATAAATAACGCGGGTTTAGGTAAAAACAGTTGGGATTTAGAAGATTGGGGTAATGGCAAGAAATATTTAACAGGTTATGTTAAGGCAAATGGGTACATGAATTATCCAGGTTTGGATTGGGTAGTACTTGTGAGACAACCTATAGAAGAGGCATATTTAACTATTGCTAACTTAAAAAAATTCATTCTAAGACTTGGTCTAGTTATTTCTACTCTATTTGCAATAATTGGATGGATAACGGCAAATAAGGTAGTGAAGCCATTACAAGAAATTGCAATGGCAGCAGATAGATTGAAGGTTGGGGAGAAAGTTGCTATTCCGAAGCATAAAGGTATAAAGGAAATAGAAATATTAGAATCATCTTTAAGTCAATTAATAGGTAGTCTTATCCACACCGAAAGTGCTTTAGGCGAAATGGAGAATTTAGCCCAACACGATGCTTTAACAGGTTTACCAAATAGAATTGCATTGGATTTTCATATTGAAGAGGCAAAGAAGAAAGCGACTAGGAGTGGATTAACACTAACTTTTCTGTATCTGGATTTAGATGGTTTTAAACAAGTTAATGACTTATTAGGTCATAATGTTGGTGATATATTATTACAACGAGTAGCAATAATACTCAAGGAAAATGTCCGGGATGACGAGATAGTAGTTAGACTAGGTGGTGATGAGTTTCTAATGGTACTCTACACTTCTTTAAATAAATCTAGAGAAAACGGTACAGTCGTAGCAGATCGAGTAATTAGTGCACTTAATAAACCCTTTGACATTAATGGAAATATTGCTAAAATAGGCTGTAGTATTGGCGGAGCTGTTTGGCCATCAGATGGTATTGATACAATAGAAATAGTTAGATTAGCTGATGAAGCACTATATATATCAAAACGTACTGGAAAAAATAAAACAACATTTCATCAAGATTATGACAGTTCGTTAAAGGAAGAGTATAGTGTATAGTCATTGATAATAAAAGAGAGGATAGTGTTTACTATCCTCTTAAAGCTCTACAGTAAATTACGATTTGACGACTTATTTTCATACATGGCATTGTCAGCC from Serpentinicella alkaliphila harbors:
- a CDS encoding sensor domain-containing diguanylate cyclase — its product is MKKVYNMSISLRTRFAGTITLFMIVLTILLSFVIGQRSTQEVRSEIGNSLAEMAFQMADKLDQYMWSRYGEIEIMTELEALKEPKDFMVIENLLNRLQISFPSFSWIGYINPEGVVKAATGGILREHDISSRPVYIEGMKGHFIGDVHDAVLLSNLLPNPTGEPMKFVDISIPILNSEGQLSGILAAHLSWEWAKEVEISLLEPLRNRKGIELFIVSANDNTILLGPNELIGQTLNLNSINNAGLGKNSWDLEDWGNGKKYLTGYVKANGYMNYPGLDWVVLVRQPIEEAYLTIANLKKFILRLGLVISTLFAIIGWITANKVVKPLQEIAMAADRLKVGEKVAIPKHKGIKEIEILESSLSQLIGSLIHTESALGEMENLAQHDALTGLPNRIALDFHIEEAKKKATRSGLTLTFLYLDLDGFKQVNDLLGHNVGDILLQRVAIILKENVRDDEIVVRLGGDEFLMVLYTSLNKSRENGTVVADRVISALNKPFDINGNIAKIGCSIGGAVWPSDGIDTIEIVRLADEALYISKRTGKNKTTFHQDYDSSLKEEYSV
- a CDS encoding Na+/H+ antiporter NhaC family protein, producing the protein MIINKRKGSPWALLPLAVFLVVYLVTSIVLGDFYKMPVSVAFLISSIVAICMNKNESISNKAEIFCKGAGNVNIILMCVIFILAGAFAQVAKEMGAVDSTVNLGLSILPSNILIAGIFIIGCFISLSIGTSVGTIVALAPMAVGIAEKTGSPMGLALGAVVSGAMFGDNLSQ
- a CDS encoding PadR family transcriptional regulator encodes the protein MQEQILRKFFLGFIQIHILHHAKKCPFYGVWMIDELKEHGYDMSPGTLYPLLHNMESKGLLERQDKTVEGKIRKYYTITPLGSEILEEAKKKAYELFKEIKD
- a CDS encoding Na+/H+ antiporter NhaC family protein, with translation MISDTTIAAARTQGCNMTDKFKMNFRIVVPAAIITTIIFALINAGNTIVLEGNYEYSIIKVLTYVAVLIGALLGVNVMVVLVGGTLLAGGIGIFTNAFDIWGFVQAIEKGIMGMSEIIIISLLIGGIVEIIKFNGGIEFLLNYIKKSIKSKKGAEFGIGILVTLVNMCTANNTIAIVTAGPIAKDIADEYGIDPRRSASLLDTFSCFCQGLIPYGAQLLVAASIAGISSLDIMKFLYYPYLMGICVLLAIIFGIPSMKNVYAK
- a CDS encoding 3-deoxy-7-phosphoheptulonate synthase, with the protein product MTNMSMIFKRRIPTSEEIMEQIPIPEHIKAIKETRDRDIRNVFENKDDRFVLIIGPCSADNEDSVCEYIGKLAKVQEQVKDSILIVPRIYTNKPRTTGEGYKGMAHQPDPTKTPDLFEGIKAIRKMHIRALSEFHMPAADEMLYPENYIYLSDLLGYIAIGARSVENQGHRLAVSGVDVPTGMKNPTSGDLTVMLNSIIAAQQSHTFTYSGWEVETTGNKLTHAILRGAVDSNGRNIPNYHYEDLIRAATEYEKLQLCNTAMIVDVNHANSMKCYYEQPRIAKEVLSSRNYDPLLKKMIKGLMIESYLIEGKQDVNENIYGKSITDGCIGWDTTERLIYGIAEKL
- the chrA gene encoding chromate efflux transporter, which encodes MIKKKYKDSIKWSTFLKDVFICSLGAYGGPEAHYGVFTDQLVTKKEYIHEEELVELIALCSILPGPTSTQTIVSIGYKMGGPLLALLTMLVWALPVLTLMGLLSFLYEFLESMNISQAGLRYIGPMAVGFIVVAAYRIGSKVVTDNITGFLLILGCLTTYFIREPWVFPLILVFGGLVSVITTKEDKLWNGVKLNPPWAYLITFVIFTLGSIVLSVILDNHIIRLFESFYRYGYLVFGGGQVVVPVMYSELVEVNRFMTNQEFLTGYGLVQGLPGPMFSFSAYAGGMASRGGSYLTQILGAITGGIGIFLPGLLLIYFIYPIWENLKKIKGIKISLRGINAVAGGLITVAAIILMQKSGFFIDNILITLITILLLLTKKIPAPLIVLLVLVAGYIV